Proteins co-encoded in one Methylobacterium sp. WL1 genomic window:
- the chlG gene encoding chlorophyll synthase ChlG: MAATPAPSAVVELLKPLTWFAPMWAFACGVISSGQPAHGQWPVIAAGIVLAGPLVCATSQATNDWFDRHVDAINEPNRPIPSGRIPGRWGLYLALGWTLLSLLVAAALGPWILGAALFGLVLAWIYSAPPLRLKKNGWWGNAAVGLCYEGLPWFTGAAVMAAALPDRRVLLVALLYSIGAHGIMTLNDFKSVEGDRRMGLRSLPVQMGSDRAARFACLVMAVPQVVVIGLLVAWEREAHAALVAALLAGQLALMVRFLKSPRERAAWYNGTGTTLYVLGMLVAAFALRPLVGGA, from the coding sequence ATGGCCGCCACGCCCGCACCGAGCGCAGTCGTCGAGCTACTCAAGCCCCTCACCTGGTTCGCGCCGATGTGGGCGTTCGCCTGCGGGGTGATCTCGTCCGGGCAGCCGGCCCACGGGCAGTGGCCGGTGATCGCCGCGGGAATCGTGCTCGCCGGGCCGCTGGTCTGCGCGACGAGCCAGGCGACGAACGACTGGTTCGACCGGCACGTCGATGCGATCAACGAGCCGAACCGGCCGATCCCGTCCGGGCGCATCCCGGGCCGCTGGGGCCTCTACCTGGCATTGGGCTGGACCCTGCTGTCGCTGCTGGTCGCGGCGGCTTTGGGGCCCTGGATCCTCGGGGCCGCCCTGTTCGGCCTGGTCCTGGCCTGGATTTATTCCGCGCCGCCCCTGCGTCTCAAAAAAAACGGGTGGTGGGGGAATGCCGCGGTGGGGCTCTGCTACGAGGGCCTGCCCTGGTTCACCGGGGCCGCCGTGATGGCCGCCGCCCTGCCCGACCGGCGGGTGCTGCTGGTCGCCCTGCTGTATTCCATCGGCGCCCACGGGATCATGACGCTCAACGACTTCAAGTCCGTGGAGGGCGACCGGCGCATGGGGCTGAGGTCCCTGCCGGTGCAGATGGGCTCGGACCGGGCCGCCCGCTTCGCCTGCCTGGTCATGGCGGTGCCGCAGGTGGTGGTGATCGGGCTGCTGGTCGCCTGGGAGCGCGAGGCCCACGCCGCCCTGGTGGCGGCGTTGCTCGCCGGGCAGCTCGCCCTGATGGTCCGGTTCCTGAAGAGCCCGCGCGAGCGGGCGGCCTGGTACAACGGCACCGGCACGACCCTCTACGTGCTCGGCATGCTGGTCGCCGCCTTCGCGCTGCGGCCTCTGGTGGGAGGGGCGTGA
- a CDS encoding geranylgeranyl diphosphate reductase, with translation MARLNDDAPYDVVVVGGGPAGATAATELARAGHAVLLLDKPGRIKPCGGAIPPRLIRDFAIPDALLVAKIRSARMVAPSGKAVDMPVGEGFVGMVDRQHFDPWLRTRAEEAGADLREAAYDKMTRPDDGPPLVHFTTGKGEAQARHAVRARLVIGADGACSPVGRAEVPGHDRMKQVFAYHEIVRVPAPDAPGGGAVDAARCDVYYQGRHSPDFYSWIFPHGETASIGTGSAKKGFSLRSSIRALRVATGLDGAETIRREGAPLPLKPLKRWDNGRDVLLAGDAAGVVAPASGEGIYYAMLGGQLSAEAAKAFLATGDVRALASARKRFMKLHGRVFWILGMMQWVWYRSDGLRERFVSICRDKDVQQLTWDSYMNKELVRAKPAAHARIFFKDLAHLFRWVSP, from the coding sequence ATGGCTCGGTTGAATGATGACGCCCCCTACGACGTCGTCGTGGTCGGCGGGGGCCCCGCGGGGGCGACGGCGGCCACCGAGCTGGCCCGGGCCGGGCACGCGGTGCTGCTGCTGGACAAGCCCGGGCGGATCAAGCCCTGCGGCGGCGCGATCCCGCCCCGGCTGATCCGCGACTTCGCGATCCCCGACGCGCTGCTGGTGGCCAAGATCCGCTCCGCCCGGATGGTGGCGCCGAGCGGCAAGGCCGTGGACATGCCGGTGGGCGAGGGCTTCGTCGGCATGGTCGACCGCCAGCATTTCGACCCGTGGCTGCGCACCCGCGCCGAGGAGGCCGGCGCCGACCTGCGCGAGGCGGCCTACGACAAGATGACCCGGCCGGACGACGGCCCGCCGCTGGTGCATTTCACCACCGGCAAGGGCGAGGCCCAGGCCCGTCACGCAGTCCGGGCGCGGCTGGTCATCGGCGCCGACGGGGCCTGTTCGCCGGTCGGCCGGGCCGAGGTGCCGGGCCACGACAGGATGAAGCAGGTCTTCGCCTATCACGAGATCGTCCGGGTGCCGGCCCCCGACGCGCCGGGGGGCGGCGCCGTCGATGCCGCCCGCTGCGACGTCTATTACCAGGGCCGGCACTCGCCGGACTTCTACAGCTGGATCTTTCCGCACGGCGAGACCGCCAGCATCGGCACCGGCAGCGCGAAGAAAGGCTTCTCCCTGCGCTCCTCGATCCGGGCCCTGCGCGTCGCCACCGGCCTCGACGGCGCCGAGACCATCCGCCGGGAGGGCGCGCCCCTGCCGCTGAAGCCGCTCAAGCGCTGGGACAACGGCCGCGACGTGCTGCTGGCGGGCGATGCCGCGGGCGTCGTCGCCCCGGCCTCCGGCGAGGGCATCTACTACGCGATGCTGGGTGGCCAGCTCTCGGCCGAGGCGGCCAAGGCCTTCCTGGCCACCGGCGACGTCCGGGCGCTCGCGAGCGCGCGGAAGCGGTTCATGAAGCTGCACGGCCGCGTGTTCTGGATCCTCGGGATGATGCAGTGGGTCTGGTACCGCAGCGACGGCCTGCGCGAGCGGTTCGTCTCGATCTGCCGGGACAAGGACGTCCAGCAGCTCACCTGGGACAGCTACATGAACAAGGAGCTGGTCCGGGCCAAGCCCGCCGCCCACGCCCGGATCTTCTTCAAGGACCTCGCCCACCTGTTCCGCTGGGTCTCCCCGTGA